In Streptomyces sp. P3, one DNA window encodes the following:
- a CDS encoding DUF2550 domain-containing protein, whose amino-acid sequence MVLALTVCGIVVALVALGLFVFGLRRRLIQRSGGTFDCSLRWDVSEKPDTSGKGWSYGVARYNGDRIEWYRVFSYAYRPRRVLERGSIEVAGRRLPEGEEELALLSDAVILVCLHRGTRLELAMSEDALTGFLAWLEAAPPGQRVNVA is encoded by the coding sequence ATGGTCCTCGCTCTGACTGTGTGCGGAATTGTCGTGGCCCTGGTGGCGCTGGGGTTGTTCGTCTTCGGCCTGCGCCGCAGACTCATCCAGCGTTCCGGCGGCACCTTCGACTGTTCCCTGCGCTGGGATGTCTCGGAGAAACCGGATACGAGCGGCAAGGGCTGGAGCTACGGCGTCGCCCGCTACAACGGCGACCGCATCGAGTGGTACCGGGTCTTCTCCTACGCGTACCGCCCGCGCCGGGTCCTGGAGCGCGGCTCGATCGAGGTGGCCGGCCGCCGGCTCCCCGAGGGCGAGGAGGAGCTGGCGTTGCTGTCCGACGCGGTGATCCTCGTCTGCCTGCACCGGGGCACACGCCTGGAGCTCGCGATGAGCGAGGACGCGCTGACCGGATTTCTCGCGTGGCTGGAGGCGGCCCCGCCCGGACAGCGGGTGAACGTGGCGTAG
- a CDS encoding F0F1 ATP synthase subunit epsilon has product MAAELHVALVAADREVWSGEATLVVARTTSGDIGVMPGHQPLLGVLESGPVTIRTSDGGTVVAAVHGGFISFADNKLSLLAEIAELSDEIDVQRVERELERAKAEGDAAAERRADVRLRAAASR; this is encoded by the coding sequence TTGGCTGCTGAGCTGCACGTCGCGCTGGTCGCGGCCGACCGAGAGGTCTGGTCCGGCGAGGCCACCCTGGTCGTCGCGCGCACCACGTCCGGCGACATCGGCGTCATGCCCGGTCACCAGCCGCTGCTCGGTGTGCTGGAGTCGGGCCCGGTGACCATCCGTACGAGTGATGGTGGAACGGTCGTCGCCGCGGTGCACGGCGGTTTCATCTCGTTCGCGGACAACAAGCTGTCGCTGCTGGCCGAGATCGCCGAGTTGTCGGACGAGATCGACGTCCAGCGCGTGGAGCGCGAACTCGAGCGCGCGAAGGCGGAGGGCGATGCCGCCGCCGAGCGTCGCGCGGACGTACGACTGCGTGCGGCGGCCTCGCGCTGA
- the atpD gene encoding F0F1 ATP synthase subunit beta: MTTTVETAVATGRVARVIGPVVDVEFPVDAMPEIYNALHVEVADPAQDGAKKTLTLEVAQHLGDGLVRTISMQPTDGLVRQAPVTDTGTGITVPVGDFTKGKVFNTLGEVLNVDESYEGERWSIHRKAPNFDELESKTEMFETGVKVIDLLTPYVKGGKIGLFGGAGVGKTVLIQEMIYRVANNHDGVSVFAGVGERTREGNDLIEEMADSGVIDKTALVFGQMDEPPGTRLRVALAGLTMAEYFRDVQKQDVLFFIDNIFRFTQAGSEVSTLLGRMPSAVGYQPNLADEMGLLQERITSTRGHSITSMQAIYVPADDLTDPAPATTFAHLDATTVLSRPISEKGIYPAVDPLDSTSRILDPRYIAADHYNTAMRVKTVLQKYKDLQDIIAILGIDELGEEDKLTVHRARRVERFLSQNTHVAKQFTGVDGSDVPLDESITAFNAIIDGDYDHFPEQAFFLCGGIEDLKANAKELGVS, translated from the coding sequence ATGACGACGACAGTTGAGACGGCCGTTGCCACGGGCCGCGTCGCCCGGGTCATCGGCCCGGTCGTCGACGTGGAATTCCCCGTCGACGCCATGCCGGAGATCTACAACGCCCTTCACGTCGAGGTGGCCGACCCGGCCCAGGACGGCGCGAAGAAGACGCTGACCCTGGAGGTCGCCCAGCACCTGGGTGACGGCCTGGTCCGCACGATCTCGATGCAGCCCACCGACGGCCTGGTCCGCCAGGCCCCGGTCACCGACACCGGCACGGGCATCACCGTCCCGGTCGGCGACTTCACCAAGGGCAAGGTGTTCAACACCCTCGGTGAGGTGCTGAACGTCGACGAGAGCTACGAGGGCGAGCGCTGGTCCATCCACCGCAAGGCCCCGAACTTCGACGAGCTCGAGTCGAAGACCGAGATGTTCGAGACCGGCGTCAAGGTCATCGACCTTCTCACCCCGTACGTCAAGGGTGGAAAGATCGGTCTGTTCGGCGGCGCCGGCGTCGGCAAGACGGTGCTCATCCAGGAGATGATCTACCGCGTCGCCAACAACCACGACGGTGTCTCCGTGTTCGCCGGCGTCGGTGAGCGCACCCGTGAGGGCAACGACCTCATCGAGGAGATGGCCGACTCGGGCGTCATCGACAAGACCGCCCTGGTCTTCGGTCAGATGGACGAGCCCCCGGGCACCCGTCTGCGCGTGGCCCTGGCCGGTCTGACCATGGCGGAGTACTTCCGCGATGTGCAGAAGCAGGACGTGCTGTTCTTCATCGACAACATCTTCCGCTTCACCCAGGCCGGTTCCGAGGTCTCGACCCTGCTCGGCCGGATGCCCTCCGCGGTGGGCTACCAGCCGAACCTGGCCGACGAGATGGGTCTCCTCCAGGAGCGCATCACCTCGACCCGTGGTCACTCGATCACCTCGATGCAGGCGATCTACGTCCCCGCGGACGACCTGACCGACCCGGCGCCGGCCACCACCTTCGCCCACCTCGACGCGACGACGGTGCTCTCCCGTCCGATCTCCGAGAAGGGCATCTACCCGGCCGTGGACCCGCTGGACTCCACGTCCCGGATCCTGGACCCCCGCTACATCGCGGCGGACCACTACAACACCGCGATGCGCGTCAAGACGGTCCTGCAGAAGTACAAGGACCTTCAGGACATCATCGCCATCCTCGGCATCGACGAGCTGGGCGAGGAGGACAAGCTCACCGTCCACCGCGCCCGTCGCGTGGAGCGCTTCCTGTCCCAGAACACCCACGTCGCCAAGCAGTTCACCGGCGTCGACGGGTCGGACGTGCCCCTGGACGAGTCGATCACCGCGTTCAACGCGATCATCGACGGCGACTACGACCACTTCCCGGAGCAGGCGTTCTTCCTGTGCGGTGGTATCGAGGACCTGAAGGCCAACGCCAAGGAGCTGGGCGTCTCCTGA
- a CDS encoding F0F1 ATP synthase subunit gamma, translating into MGAQLRVYKRRIRSVTATKKITKAMEMIAASRVVKAQRKVAASAPYATELTRAVTAVGTGSNTKHALTTQAETVVRSAVLLLTSDRGLAGAFNSNAIKAAEQLTARLEAEGKQVDTYIVGRRGLAHYNFRERKVAESWSGFTDEPTYADAKKVAGPLIEAIEKDTADGGVDELHIVFTEFVSMMTQTALGDRLLPLSLDEVAKTESSAAPAAGAPKGEILPLYDFEPSAEDVLDALLPRYVESRVYNALLQSAASKHAATRRAMKSATDNAGELIETLSRLANAARQAEITQEISEIVGGSAALADATAGSDR; encoded by the coding sequence ATGGGAGCCCAGCTCCGGGTCTACAAGCGTCGCATCCGATCCGTCACCGCGACCAAGAAGATCACCAAGGCGATGGAGATGATCGCCGCCTCGCGCGTCGTCAAGGCGCAGCGCAAGGTGGCGGCCTCCGCGCCGTACGCGACCGAGCTCACCCGCGCGGTCACGGCGGTCGGCACCGGTTCGAACACGAAGCACGCGCTGACCACGCAGGCCGAGACGGTCGTGCGGTCCGCGGTGCTGCTCCTCACGAGCGACCGCGGTCTCGCCGGCGCCTTCAACTCCAACGCCATCAAGGCCGCGGAGCAGCTGACGGCACGCCTCGAGGCCGAGGGCAAGCAGGTCGACACGTACATCGTCGGCCGGCGTGGTCTCGCGCACTACAACTTCCGTGAGCGCAAGGTCGCGGAGTCGTGGTCGGGCTTCACGGACGAGCCGACGTACGCGGACGCCAAGAAGGTCGCGGGTCCGCTGATCGAGGCCATCGAGAAGGACACGGCGGACGGTGGGGTGGACGAACTCCACATCGTCTTCACCGAGTTCGTCTCGATGATGACGCAGACGGCGCTCGGCGACCGTCTGCTGCCGCTCAGCCTCGACGAGGTCGCGAAGACCGAGTCATCAGCGGCTCCCGCCGCGGGGGCGCCGAAGGGCGAGATCCTTCCGCTGTACGACTTCGAGCCCTCGGCGGAGGACGTCCTCGACGCCCTGCTGCCGCGCTACGTGGAGAGCCGCGTCTACAACGCTCTCCTCCAGTCGGCAGCCTCGAAGCACGCCGCCACGCGGCGCGCGATGAAGTCGGCGACCGACAACGCGGGCGAGCTCATCGAGACGCTCTCCCGGCTTGCCAACGCGGCCCGCCAGGCCGAAATCACCCAGGAAATCAGCGAGATCGTCGGTGGCTCCGCAGCCCTGGCCGACGCGACCGCGGGGAGTGACAGGTAA
- the atpA gene encoding F0F1 ATP synthase subunit alpha: MAELTIRPEEIRDALENFVQSYKPDAASREEVGTVTLAGDGIAKVEGLPSAMANELLKFEDGTLGLALNLEEREIGTVILGEFSGVEEGQPVTRTGEVLSVAVGEGYLGRVVDPLGNPIDGLGEIETSGRRALELQAPGVMARKSVHEPMETGYKAVDAMTPIGRGQRQLIIGDRQTGKTALAVDTIINQRDNWRSGDVKKQVRCVYVAIGQKGSTIASVRGALEEAGALEYTTIVAAPASDPAGFKYLAPYTGSAIGQQWMYEGKHVLIIFDDLSKQADAYRAVSLLLRRPPGREAYPGDVFYLHSRLLERCAKLSDDLGAGSMTGLPIVETKANDVSAFIPTNVISITDGQCFLESDLFNAGQRPALNVGISVSRVGGSAQHKAMRQVSGRLRLDLAQYRELEAFAAFGSDLDAASKSQLERGQRLVELLKQPQYQPMPTEDQVVSVWAGTTGKMDDVPVSDVRRFEKELLEYLHRKEQGLMTSIKEGAKMSDDTLTAVADAIAEFKKQFETSDGKLLGEDAPAAAK, translated from the coding sequence CCAACGAACTGCTGAAGTTCGAGGACGGCACCCTCGGTCTTGCGCTCAACCTCGAAGAGCGCGAGATCGGTACCGTCATCCTCGGCGAGTTCAGCGGCGTCGAAGAGGGCCAGCCGGTCACCCGCACGGGAGAGGTCCTGTCCGTCGCCGTCGGCGAGGGCTACCTCGGCCGTGTCGTCGACCCGCTCGGCAACCCGATCGACGGCCTCGGCGAGATCGAGACGTCCGGTCGCCGTGCGCTGGAGCTGCAGGCTCCCGGCGTCATGGCCCGTAAGTCGGTGCACGAGCCGATGGAGACCGGCTACAAGGCCGTCGACGCGATGACCCCGATCGGCCGTGGCCAGCGTCAGCTGATCATCGGTGACCGCCAGACCGGCAAGACCGCCCTGGCCGTCGACACGATCATCAACCAGCGTGACAACTGGCGCTCCGGTGACGTGAAGAAGCAGGTCCGCTGCGTCTACGTCGCCATCGGCCAGAAGGGCTCGACCATCGCCTCCGTGCGTGGCGCCCTCGAAGAGGCCGGCGCGCTGGAGTACACGACCATCGTCGCCGCCCCGGCGTCCGACCCGGCCGGCTTCAAGTACCTGGCGCCGTACACCGGTTCGGCCATCGGCCAGCAGTGGATGTACGAGGGCAAGCACGTCCTCATCATCTTCGACGACCTCTCGAAGCAGGCCGACGCCTACCGCGCCGTGTCCCTGCTGCTGCGCCGCCCGCCGGGCCGCGAGGCCTACCCGGGTGACGTCTTCTACCTGCACTCCCGTCTGCTGGAGCGCTGCGCGAAGCTCTCCGACGACCTGGGCGCCGGCTCGATGACCGGTCTGCCGATCGTCGAGACGAAGGCCAACGACGTCTCGGCGTTCATCCCGACCAACGTCATCTCCATCACCGACGGCCAGTGCTTCCTGGAGTCCGACCTGTTCAACGCCGGCCAGCGTCCGGCCCTGAACGTCGGTATCTCGGTCTCCCGCGTCGGCGGTTCCGCCCAGCACAAGGCCATGCGCCAGGTGTCCGGCCGGCTCCGCCTCGACCTCGCCCAGTACCGCGAGCTGGAGGCGTTCGCCGCCTTCGGTTCCGACCTGGACGCGGCGTCGAAGTCGCAGCTGGAGCGCGGTCAGCGCCTGGTCGAGCTGCTCAAGCAGCCGCAGTACCAGCCGATGCCGACCGAGGACCAGGTCGTCTCCGTGTGGGCCGGTACCACCGGCAAGATGGACGACGTTCCGGTCTCCGACGTCCGCCGCTTCGAGAAGGAGCTCCTGGAGTACCTGCACCGCAAGGAGCAGGGCCTCATGACCTCCATCAAGGAGGGCGCGAAGATGTCGGACGACACCCTCACCGCTGTTGCCGACGCCATCGCCGAGTTCAAGAAGCAGTTCGAGACCTCGGACGGCAAGCTTCTCGGCGAGGACGCCCCGGCCGCGGCCAAGTGA